The Mesorhizobium loti genome includes a region encoding these proteins:
- a CDS encoding 2OG-Fe(II) oxygenase, translating to MKDILDLDRYPLDREGSAEWQRLVEHSIAALEADGMFNLEGFLRPGVAEKAVREIQPVMAARSHVHKRMHNIYFKPDIPELGPDHPALRKVETISHTVCADQIPGSVVLAIYEYEPLLRFLAATMGKTRLHVMQDPLARTNVMAYRAGEALNWHFDRSEFTTTLLLQAAERGGDLEYRTDLRSDDNPNYDGVARLLEGRDPDAKILRMKPGTLNVFRGKNTAHRVTTVEGERERMIAVFSYYEKPGVMFSAEERVGFYGRAA from the coding sequence ATGAAAGACATCCTCGATCTCGACCGCTATCCGCTCGACCGCGAAGGCAGCGCCGAATGGCAGCGCCTTGTCGAACACTCCATCGCCGCGCTCGAAGCCGACGGCATGTTCAATCTGGAAGGGTTTTTGCGTCCCGGCGTGGCCGAAAAGGCCGTGCGCGAAATCCAGCCGGTGATGGCCGCGCGATCGCATGTGCACAAGCGCATGCACAACATCTACTTCAAGCCGGACATTCCCGAGCTAGGGCCTGACCATCCGGCGCTGCGCAAGGTCGAGACCATAAGCCACACCGTCTGTGCCGACCAGATTCCGGGCAGCGTCGTGCTCGCCATCTACGAATATGAGCCGCTGCTGCGCTTCCTGGCCGCAACGATGGGCAAGACCAGGCTGCATGTCATGCAGGATCCCCTGGCCCGAACCAACGTCATGGCCTATCGCGCCGGCGAGGCGCTGAACTGGCATTTCGACCGTTCGGAATTCACGACGACGCTGTTGCTGCAGGCAGCGGAGCGTGGCGGCGACCTCGAATATCGCACCGATCTGCGATCCGACGACAATCCGAACTATGACGGCGTCGCCAGATTGCTTGAAGGGCGCGACCCCGATGCAAAAATCCTGCGCATGAAGCCCGGTACGCTGAATGTCTTCCGCGGCAAGAACACCGCGCATCGCGTCACCACCGTCGAAGGCGAGCGCGAGCGCATGATCGCGGTGTTTTCCTACTATGAGAAGCCCGGCGTGATGTTCAGCGCCGAGGAGCGCGTCGGCTTCTACGGCCGCGCGGCCTGA
- a CDS encoding GntR family transcriptional regulator, whose product MGNADFSPIADTTRRAEIVALLRRAILTGQLQPGQKLNELRISEQMRVSRAPLREAMRELVQEGILTSIPYAGTFVIDVAAKDIDDAYSLNQVLDEFAIERTWPQRDQRFFDELDRRHEAVKQATRNLDTTRQIETALQLHGLIYEWADNSVLLETWQRLTSRLQMYFALHQHARNEPVPAEDVHETYVRLLKGKDMRAAQRHAREHIHLDFEQLLSYARGLEQRPSKGV is encoded by the coding sequence ATGGGGAATGCGGATTTCAGCCCGATCGCGGACACGACGCGCCGCGCCGAAATCGTGGCGCTGCTGCGACGCGCGATCCTGACCGGCCAACTGCAACCAGGACAGAAGCTCAACGAACTGCGGATTTCCGAACAGATGCGGGTCAGCCGCGCGCCTCTGCGCGAGGCGATGCGCGAGTTGGTCCAGGAAGGCATCCTGACCAGCATTCCCTATGCCGGCACCTTCGTCATCGATGTCGCCGCCAAGGACATCGACGATGCCTATTCGCTCAACCAGGTGCTGGACGAGTTCGCCATCGAACGGACATGGCCACAGCGCGACCAGCGTTTCTTCGATGAACTTGACCGGCGCCACGAAGCGGTGAAGCAGGCGACCCGCAACCTCGACACCACCCGCCAGATCGAAACCGCGCTGCAACTGCATGGCCTGATCTACGAATGGGCCGACAATTCGGTGCTTCTGGAGACCTGGCAGCGGTTGACCAGCCGATTGCAGATGTATTTCGCGCTGCACCAGCATGCGCGCAACGAGCCGGTGCCGGCCGAAGACGTGCACGAGACCTATGTGCGGCTGCTGAAGGGCAAGGACATGCGCGCCGCCCAACGCCATGCCCGAGAGCATATCCACCTCGACTTCGAACAGCTGCTTTCTTACGCGCGCGGCCTCGAACAGCGCCCGTCGAAAGGCGTCTGA
- a CDS encoding mandelate racemase/muconate lactonizing enzyme family protein codes for MQIETIKAYHVVQPFVDGPYRMSKGREAEAFDAVIVSITSDSGLTGWGEMAPLGNFYSAAFPSGTRAGVPEIAPHLIGHDPRGLASIGRLMDTVFKGHPYIKSALDMACWDLAARAADVPLVTLLGGKESDTAELYKVVTHGSVDAMAALAKRIVKDGFHRLQVKVGGNVHDDIERVTAVAASVPKGTVIFCDANAGWTPYQARQFADATRAIDYTFEQPCTTIDENMSVRRMLDKPMVLDESVTSLEEMLEIHRRGAADGLTLKISRLGGVTKTRQIRDVAVDLGFMITVEDTGGAEIDTAAMAHLSLSTPEERRLHAIAFHEWVTVRTASNMPPVTGSRMGIPDGPGLGIDVVPDLLGKPFFEIGR; via the coding sequence GTGCAGATCGAGACCATCAAAGCCTACCATGTCGTGCAGCCCTTCGTGGACGGGCCCTATCGCATGTCGAAGGGGCGCGAGGCCGAAGCCTTCGACGCCGTCATCGTGTCGATCACCTCCGACAGCGGCCTCACCGGCTGGGGCGAAATGGCGCCGCTCGGCAACTTTTACTCCGCCGCCTTCCCGTCCGGCACCCGCGCCGGCGTACCGGAAATCGCACCGCACCTCATCGGCCACGATCCGCGCGGGCTGGCCAGCATCGGCCGGCTGATGGACACGGTGTTCAAGGGCCATCCCTACATCAAGTCGGCGCTCGACATGGCCTGCTGGGATCTCGCGGCACGAGCCGCCGACGTGCCGCTGGTCACGCTGCTGGGCGGCAAGGAAAGCGACACCGCCGAACTCTACAAGGTCGTCACCCATGGCAGCGTCGACGCCATGGCCGCGCTGGCCAAGCGCATCGTCAAGGACGGCTTTCACCGGCTGCAGGTCAAGGTCGGCGGCAATGTCCATGACGACATCGAACGCGTCACCGCGGTCGCCGCCTCGGTGCCGAAAGGCACTGTCATCTTCTGTGACGCCAATGCCGGCTGGACACCCTACCAGGCGCGCCAGTTCGCCGACGCCACACGCGCCATCGACTACACGTTCGAGCAGCCCTGCACGACGATCGACGAGAACATGTCGGTGCGCCGCATGCTCGACAAGCCGATGGTGCTCGACGAATCCGTCACCTCGCTCGAGGAAATGCTGGAAATCCATCGCCGGGGCGCGGCCGACGGGCTGACGCTGAAGATTTCGCGGCTGGGCGGCGTGACCAAGACCCGGCAGATCCGCGATGTTGCCGTCGATTTGGGCTTCATGATCACGGTCGAGGACACCGGCGGCGCCGAGATCGACACGGCGGCGATGGCGCATCTGTCACTGTCGACACCGGAAGAGCGCCGGCTGCACGCCATCGCCTTCCATGAATGGGTGACGGTGCGCACGGCATCGAACATGCCGCCGGTCACCGGCAGCCGCATGGGCATTCCAGATGGCCCCGGCCTTGGCATCGATGTCGTTCCTGACCTGCTGGGCAAGCCTTTCTTCGAGATCGGCCGCTGA
- a CDS encoding mandelate racemase/muconate lactonizing enzyme family protein, with protein MKIRSIKATPINLRLEAPYAWVFGELDGFSPTIVEVETEDGLIGLGEAPTPAAATIINDVLAPRLVGRDAFDIAGAENVCLPYWTGVQSINDRTRIMAFGAIEMALWDLRGKAWNQPLYQLLGGAVRKDIPFTDYFSLRGDGPKVKGETTPEEVADYCVELHETYGTTFFEGKFSTEDPKVSLRMVELIRRKLGDDAMIRIDSNQAYSLSTARRLARPLEDLGVRNWEDPVATIEEMRELRRHCSIPFSTHNIDIARAMETKVPDAFVGNPTTHGGIGRLLRFVGACEHAGIDFWCYSGDSGIGSAAYLHLCAALGWIREPNQSLFRMLPMDVTEEGPFSPKNNFVRVPEGPGLGVTLSRENLAACHRDFTEKGPCNKYHDPAKPGTYRRLPLN; from the coding sequence ATGAAAATCCGCAGCATCAAAGCCACGCCGATCAACCTGCGCCTCGAAGCGCCCTACGCCTGGGTGTTCGGCGAGCTCGACGGGTTTTCGCCGACCATCGTCGAGGTCGAGACCGAGGACGGCTTGATCGGCCTTGGCGAGGCGCCGACCCCGGCGGCGGCCACGATCATCAATGATGTCCTGGCGCCACGGCTGGTCGGCCGGGATGCCTTCGACATCGCCGGCGCCGAGAACGTCTGCCTGCCCTATTGGACCGGCGTGCAGTCGATCAACGACCGCACCCGCATCATGGCTTTCGGCGCAATCGAGATGGCGTTGTGGGATCTGCGCGGCAAGGCGTGGAACCAGCCGCTCTACCAGTTGCTGGGCGGCGCCGTGCGCAAGGACATCCCGTTCACCGACTATTTTTCGTTGCGCGGCGATGGGCCAAAGGTGAAGGGCGAGACGACGCCGGAAGAGGTCGCCGATTATTGCGTCGAATTGCATGAGACCTATGGAACGACCTTCTTCGAAGGCAAGTTCTCGACCGAGGACCCGAAAGTCTCGCTCAGGATGGTCGAGCTGATCCGCCGCAAACTTGGCGACGATGCGATGATCCGCATCGATTCCAACCAGGCCTATTCACTCAGCACCGCGCGGCGGCTGGCGCGGCCGCTGGAGGATCTCGGTGTGCGCAACTGGGAGGATCCGGTGGCGACCATCGAGGAGATGCGCGAATTGCGGCGCCATTGCTCGATCCCATTCTCGACCCACAACATCGACATTGCGCGCGCCATGGAAACCAAGGTGCCGGACGCTTTCGTCGGCAACCCGACGACGCATGGCGGCATCGGCCGGCTGCTGCGTTTCGTCGGCGCCTGCGAGCACGCCGGCATCGATTTCTGGTGCTACAGCGGCGACAGCGGCATCGGCAGTGCTGCCTATCTGCATCTGTGCGCGGCACTCGGCTGGATCAGGGAGCCGAACCAGTCGCTGTTTCGTATGCTGCCGATGGATGTCACCGAGGAAGGACCATTTTCGCCGAAGAACAATTTCGTGCGGGTGCCGGAAGGTCCCGGCCTTGGCGTCACCTTGTCGCGCGAAAACCTCGCCGCCTGTCACAGAGACTTTACCGAGAAAGGACCGTGCAACAAGTATCATGACCCGGCAAAGCCCGGAACCTATCGCCGTTTGCCGCTGAACTAG
- a CDS encoding ABC transporter substrate-binding protein: MSKNYSILDLIRRNRSPLENHLIDGLVDGRVSRRDFVRHGSLLGLSLPLLGRIGMAAGLGGMPSLARAQGAPGATIRVASSVPAATIDPVTIADAGGLLVMQQVAEFLCVDGPDLVLQPALAESWKPNDTGTVWTFKLRKGVKFHSGGEMKADDVVASIDRLADPANSSNALSVFTGILQKGASKKVDDYTVEFHLDAPNGNFPYMLSSDNYNAVIIPASYKGDYEKSFDGTGPFKIEKYTAKVGASFVRNEDYWGPKALPERTEFTFFTDTQPQILALQGGQVDIINQLPVLAGVALLNDPNIDIISLKSSAHQQLHMRCDEGPLKDARVRRAIALCLDRDKLAAGLMKGRSALGNDSPFAAVYPSTDTSVPQRKQDIAQAKQLMEAAGLGQGFKITLTTERYLEIPEYAQLIQNWVKEIGVELDLNILDQGGYYGDAVFGKSNWLDSVMGITDYGHRGVPNVYLAAPLKSEGTWNAAHFKNKDYDALATSYIAALDLEAQKADAGKIQKLLLEETPVIFGYFYDYLTATAKGVAGVQPTAMSQLFLDKASKA; this comes from the coding sequence ATGAGCAAGAACTACAGCATTCTCGACCTGATCCGGCGCAATCGTTCGCCGCTTGAAAATCACCTGATTGACGGCCTTGTCGACGGCAGGGTCAGCCGCCGCGACTTTGTCCGCCACGGCAGCCTGCTCGGCCTGTCGCTGCCGCTGCTCGGCCGTATCGGCATGGCGGCCGGCCTCGGCGGCATGCCATCGCTGGCGCGCGCCCAGGGCGCACCCGGCGCCACCATCCGCGTCGCCAGCAGCGTGCCGGCGGCGACGATCGACCCGGTCACCATCGCTGACGCCGGCGGCCTGCTGGTGATGCAGCAGGTTGCCGAGTTCCTCTGCGTCGACGGCCCCGACCTCGTGCTGCAACCGGCATTGGCCGAAAGCTGGAAGCCGAACGACACCGGCACGGTGTGGACCTTCAAGCTGCGCAAGGGCGTAAAATTCCACAGCGGCGGCGAGATGAAGGCCGACGACGTCGTGGCCAGCATCGACCGCCTTGCCGATCCGGCAAACTCGTCCAACGCGCTGTCGGTGTTCACCGGCATCCTGCAGAAGGGCGCTTCAAAGAAAGTCGACGACTACACGGTAGAATTCCACCTCGACGCGCCGAACGGCAACTTCCCCTACATGCTGTCGTCCGACAATTACAATGCCGTCATCATCCCGGCGAGCTACAAGGGTGACTACGAGAAAAGCTTCGACGGCACCGGACCGTTCAAAATCGAGAAATACACGGCAAAGGTCGGTGCATCCTTCGTCCGCAATGAGGACTATTGGGGGCCGAAGGCATTGCCCGAGCGCACCGAGTTCACCTTCTTCACCGACACGCAGCCGCAGATCCTGGCGCTGCAGGGCGGACAGGTCGACATCATCAACCAGCTGCCGGTGCTGGCCGGCGTCGCACTGCTCAACGATCCGAACATCGACATCATCAGCCTGAAGTCGTCGGCCCATCAGCAGTTGCACATGCGCTGCGACGAAGGCCCGTTGAAGGATGCGCGCGTGCGTCGGGCCATTGCGCTCTGCCTCGATCGCGACAAGCTGGCCGCCGGCCTGATGAAGGGACGCTCCGCACTGGGCAATGACAGCCCGTTCGCCGCTGTCTACCCTTCGACCGATACGAGCGTGCCGCAACGCAAGCAGGACATCGCCCAGGCCAAGCAGCTCATGGAAGCGGCCGGCCTTGGCCAGGGCTTCAAGATAACGCTGACCACCGAACGCTATCTGGAAATCCCCGAATACGCCCAGCTCATCCAGAACTGGGTCAAGGAGATCGGCGTCGAGCTCGACCTCAACATCCTCGACCAGGGCGGCTATTACGGCGATGCGGTGTTCGGCAAATCGAACTGGCTGGATTCGGTGATGGGCATCACCGACTACGGCCACCGCGGCGTGCCGAACGTCTATCTCGCGGCACCGCTGAAGAGCGAAGGCACCTGGAACGCGGCACACTTCAAGAACAAGGACTATGACGCGCTGGCGACCAGCTACATCGCCGCGCTCGACCTCGAGGCGCAGAAGGCCGACGCCGGCAAGATCCAGAAGCTGCTGCTCGAGGAAACGCCGGTCATCTTCGGCTATTTCTACGACTATCTGACGGCGACGGCGAAGGGCGTGGCCGGCGTGCAGCCGACCGCGATGTCGCAGTTGTTCCTCGACAAGGCATCGAAGGCCTGA
- a CDS encoding ABC transporter permease, whose translation MVFLGGQVLPGNVGRAILGPFADQRAVDALNHTLGVDRPLLTQYWGWISNFVQGDMGTSYIFRSPVAPFVIDALGNSMKLATVAFVLVVPIGILGGVVAALNLNRPLDRIISLGGLSVTVLPEFVTGIILILIFGVWLRWLPISAAWPRDAGFFTQLYYLILPSLPLFLVLFGYIARMARSGMIEALDSDYTRTAVLKGLPWRTVIWRHVLRNALLPTITVIATQTGYLIGGLVVIETLFRYQGIGSLIFTAARGKDFPMLESGILTIGIVYAVATLIADFLYSMLNPRIRLGSDQ comes from the coding sequence ATGGTGTTCCTGGGCGGCCAGGTGCTGCCCGGCAATGTCGGACGCGCCATATTGGGTCCGTTCGCCGACCAGCGCGCGGTCGATGCGCTCAATCACACGCTCGGCGTCGATCGCCCACTGCTGACCCAGTACTGGGGCTGGATATCCAACTTCGTCCAGGGCGACATGGGCACGTCCTACATCTTCCGCTCGCCGGTCGCGCCCTTCGTCATCGATGCGCTCGGCAATTCGATGAAGCTGGCGACGGTCGCCTTCGTGCTGGTGGTGCCGATCGGCATTCTGGGCGGGGTCGTCGCGGCACTCAATCTCAACCGCCCGCTCGATCGCATCATCAGCCTCGGCGGCCTGTCGGTGACGGTGCTGCCGGAGTTCGTCACCGGGATCATCCTGATCCTGATCTTTGGTGTCTGGCTGCGCTGGCTGCCGATCTCGGCGGCATGGCCGCGCGACGCCGGTTTCTTCACCCAGCTCTATTACCTGATCCTGCCCTCGCTGCCGTTGTTCCTGGTGCTGTTCGGCTACATCGCCCGCATGGCACGCTCCGGCATGATCGAAGCGCTCGATTCCGATTACACGCGAACGGCCGTGCTGAAGGGCCTGCCCTGGCGCACGGTGATCTGGCGGCATGTGCTGCGCAACGCGCTGTTGCCGACCATCACCGTTATCGCCACGCAGACCGGCTATCTCATCGGCGGCCTCGTGGTGATCGAAACACTGTTTCGCTACCAGGGCATCGGCTCGCTGATCTTCACCGCCGCGCGCGGCAAGGATTTCCCGATGCTGGAATCCGGCATTCTCACCATCGGCATCGTCTATGCCGTGGCGACACTGATCGCCGACTTCCTCTATTCCATGCTCAATCCGCGCATCCGGCTGGGGTCAGATCAATGA
- a CDS encoding ABC transporter permease, with translation MSAVQSTSPVPDDTRRRGPLAEVFYSLLRSRTFLVGFAIVLFWVACALFGEHFAPYDPLADDIINALAPPSSEHWFGTDQIGRDVFSRVIVGSRDILTVAPLATLLATVAGTALGLITGYFRGLVDDVVSRILEAFMAIPVVIVALLAIVALGTSKTTVIVVIGLSFAPIIARTVRSAVLAERELDYVAAAQLRHESALHTMFVEILPNVIPPILVETTVRLGYAIFAVATLSFMGFGIQPPSPDWGLSISNNYGMIGGGFWWTVLFDALAIASLVIGVNLAADGVHGALND, from the coding sequence ATGAGCGCCGTCCAAAGCACTTCCCCCGTTCCCGACGACACGCGCCGGCGCGGCCCGCTGGCCGAGGTCTTTTACTCCCTGCTGCGCTCGCGAACATTCCTTGTTGGTTTCGCCATCGTGCTGTTTTGGGTTGCCTGCGCGCTGTTCGGCGAGCATTTCGCGCCCTACGACCCGCTCGCCGACGACATCATCAATGCGCTGGCGCCGCCTTCTTCCGAACACTGGTTCGGTACCGACCAGATCGGCCGCGACGTCTTCTCGCGGGTCATCGTCGGTTCGCGCGACATCCTCACCGTCGCACCGTTGGCAACCTTGCTGGCGACGGTGGCTGGCACTGCGCTTGGCCTCATCACCGGCTATTTTCGCGGCCTCGTCGACGATGTCGTCAGCCGTATCCTCGAAGCCTTCATGGCGATCCCAGTGGTCATTGTCGCGTTGCTGGCAATCGTTGCGCTCGGCACCTCGAAGACGACGGTCATCGTCGTCATTGGCCTCAGCTTCGCACCGATCATCGCGCGCACCGTGCGCTCCGCGGTGCTTGCCGAGCGTGAACTCGACTATGTCGCCGCCGCACAGCTCAGGCATGAAAGTGCGCTGCATACGATGTTCGTCGAGATCCTGCCCAACGTCATCCCGCCGATCCTGGTCGAAACCACGGTGCGGCTCGGCTATGCCATTTTCGCCGTCGCCACGCTCTCCTTCATGGGCTTCGGCATCCAGCCGCCCTCGCCTGACTGGGGGCTCTCGATCTCCAACAATTACGGCATGATCGGCGGCGGCTTCTGGTGGACGGTGCTGTTCGATGCGCTGGCCATCGCCTCGCTGGTGATCGGCGTCAACCTGGCCGCCGACGGCGTTCACGGAGCGCTCAATGACTAA
- a CDS encoding ABC transporter ATP-binding protein produces MTKPAKAKNALELTDLSVAYRVAGRNRAVLRNLSLTIGQGEAYGLVGESGCGKSTVALTVVRYLPRNGSITGGAISLDGQDVMKLDAEALRRARAESVSMVYQDPGKALNPSIRIGRQLTEIFELGGISGQAATDRAIAMLNRVRISDPTSVMQRYPHQLSGGMQQRVAIAMALANDPSTLILDEPTTGLDATVEAEVLDLIAQLRQELSASILFISHNLAVVSNMCDRVGVLYAGMLVEEGPTEVVFNDPRHPYTVALLRCLPRGGQRKDQGRLDTIPGFLPGIGADIKGCAFADRCALADDRCRSELPPLYDLGGRLSRCFHHDKAQALPRATPSDVAPAPKVAAAPVLRVAGLNKTYASHGHALRAVKDVSLDLRPGETLGLVGESGSGKTTFARLLLGLVPPDAGGTIELEGKALAPRLENRSDDQIKAMQIVFQNPDSALNRSHSIRHLIGRALKRLAGLSGKALEARLNDLVRSVRLTDRHLAVKPRQLSGGLKQRVAIARAFAGDPRIVVCDEPTSALDVSVQAAILNLLADLQSKEDVSYIFISHDLAVVRYLSDKIAVLYLGRIMELGPSEDVFSGPHHPYTEALLSAVPKLDQTETARIRLDGEIPSATNPPSGCVFHTRCPRKIGPICEEQEPPLSEAQPGHSIRCHIPYAELARLQRAVVTEPA; encoded by the coding sequence ATGACTAAGCCCGCCAAGGCCAAAAACGCACTCGAACTCACCGATCTGTCGGTTGCCTACCGCGTCGCCGGCCGCAACCGCGCAGTGCTGCGCAACCTCAGCCTCACCATCGGCCAGGGCGAAGCCTATGGGCTGGTCGGCGAATCCGGCTGCGGCAAATCCACCGTGGCGCTCACCGTCGTGCGCTATTTGCCGAGAAACGGCTCGATCACCGGCGGCGCGATCTCGCTCGACGGCCAGGATGTGATGAAGCTCGATGCTGAGGCGCTCAGGCGCGCCCGCGCCGAAAGCGTCTCGATGGTCTATCAGGACCCAGGCAAGGCGTTGAACCCGTCGATCCGCATCGGCCGGCAGTTGACCGAGATTTTCGAGCTTGGCGGTATCTCCGGACAAGCGGCCACCGACCGCGCCATCGCCATGCTGAACCGCGTGCGCATTTCCGACCCGACAAGCGTCATGCAGCGCTATCCGCACCAGCTGTCGGGCGGCATGCAGCAGCGCGTGGCGATCGCCATGGCGCTGGCCAACGATCCCTCGACGCTGATCCTCGACGAGCCGACCACCGGCCTCGATGCGACGGTGGAAGCCGAAGTGCTCGACCTGATCGCGCAGCTCAGGCAGGAACTGTCGGCCTCGATCCTGTTCATCAGCCACAACCTCGCCGTCGTTTCCAACATGTGCGACCGGGTCGGCGTGCTCTATGCCGGCATGCTGGTCGAGGAAGGGCCGACGGAGGTCGTGTTCAACGACCCGCGTCATCCCTACACCGTGGCGCTGCTGCGCTGCCTGCCGCGCGGCGGCCAGCGCAAGGATCAGGGTCGCCTCGACACCATTCCTGGCTTTCTGCCCGGCATTGGAGCCGATATCAAAGGCTGCGCCTTCGCCGACCGCTGCGCGCTCGCCGACGACCGCTGCCGCAGCGAATTGCCGCCGCTCTATGATCTGGGCGGCCGGCTGTCGCGCTGCTTCCATCACGACAAGGCGCAGGCGCTGCCGCGCGCGACACCGAGCGATGTGGCGCCCGCACCAAAGGTGGCGGCAGCACCGGTGCTGCGCGTCGCGGGGCTCAACAAGACCTATGCCAGCCACGGCCATGCGCTGCGCGCCGTCAAGGACGTGTCGCTCGACCTGCGGCCCGGCGAGACACTCGGTCTGGTCGGCGAATCCGGCAGCGGCAAGACGACCTTCGCCAGGCTGCTGCTCGGCCTGGTGCCGCCTGACGCGGGCGGCACCATCGAGCTCGAGGGCAAGGCCCTGGCGCCCAGGCTGGAGAACCGCAGCGACGACCAGATCAAGGCGATGCAGATCGTCTTCCAGAACCCGGACTCCGCACTCAACCGCTCGCATTCGATCCGCCATCTGATCGGCCGCGCGCTGAAGCGGCTGGCGGGCCTCTCCGGCAAGGCGCTGGAGGCGCGTCTCAACGACCTCGTCCGCTCGGTGCGGCTTACCGACCGGCATCTGGCCGTCAAGCCACGCCAGCTGTCCGGCGGCCTGAAGCAACGCGTCGCCATCGCGCGTGCCTTCGCCGGCGACCCGCGCATCGTCGTGTGCGACGAGCCGACCTCGGCGCTCGACGTCTCGGTGCAGGCGGCCATCCTCAACCTGCTCGCCGACCTGCAATCGAAGGAAGATGTCAGCTACATCTTCATCTCGCATGATCTTGCCGTGGTGCGTTACCTCTCCGACAAGATCGCCGTGCTTTATCTCGGCCGCATCATGGAGCTCGGCCCCTCGGAAGACGTCTTTTCCGGACCGCATCATCCCTACACCGAAGCGCTGCTGTCGGCGGTGCCCAAACTCGACCAGACCGAGACGGCGCGCATTCGCCTCGACGGCGAAATCCCTAGCGCCACCAATCCGCCGTCGGGCTGCGTCTTCCACACGCGCTGCCCGCGCAAGATCGGCCCGATCTGCGAAGAGCAGGAGCCGCCGCTGAGCGAAGCCCAGCCCGGCCATTCGATCCGCTGCCATATTCCCTACGCCGAATTGGCCAGGTTGCAGAGGGCGGTCGTAACCGAGCCGGCATAG
- a CDS encoding LysR family transcriptional regulator, with product MDTENLRSFLEVATHGSFTVAASRLNLAQSTVSARIRGLEEQLGRRLFVRDRDGVTLTPAGRQFLPHASSITRTWEQSRQDIAVPDGYETLLRLTAPAYLWDRITSPWVEWMRARRPNVALRLEGSFPDSAIDQLAEGLLDICILYLPRPHPGIVYETLAVDQVVLVQHAAQTKPWTENYILMDWGLEFRIEHDRAFAGMVKPAISAGLVFIGLQHVLSQQAAAYLPLSAVSGHIERGEMRRIDNAPVFQRPIYLAYPSNPVSSDVLDVALTGLRTLARDWAEGQGFSEGDRSLSMAGQI from the coding sequence ATGGACACTGAAAATCTGCGCAGCTTTCTCGAAGTCGCCACCCATGGCAGCTTCACTGTCGCGGCCAGCCGGCTCAACCTCGCCCAGTCCACCGTCAGCGCGCGGATCAGGGGGCTCGAGGAGCAGTTGGGACGCCGGCTTTTCGTCCGCGACCGCGATGGGGTCACGCTGACGCCGGCCGGCCGGCAGTTCCTGCCGCATGCCTCGTCGATCACCCGTACATGGGAGCAATCGCGGCAGGACATCGCCGTTCCCGATGGTTACGAGACCTTGCTGCGGCTGACCGCGCCTGCCTATCTGTGGGACCGCATCACCTCGCCATGGGTCGAGTGGATGCGCGCCAGACGACCGAACGTGGCGCTGCGGCTGGAGGGCAGCTTTCCGGATTCGGCGATCGACCAGCTGGCGGAAGGCCTGCTCGACATCTGCATCCTCTATCTGCCACGGCCGCATCCCGGCATCGTCTACGAAACGCTGGCCGTCGATCAGGTCGTGCTTGTCCAGCATGCCGCGCAGACCAAGCCATGGACCGAAAACTACATCCTGATGGACTGGGGGCTGGAGTTCCGCATCGAGCACGACCGCGCCTTTGCCGGCATGGTCAAGCCGGCCATATCGGCGGGACTGGTCTTCATCGGGCTGCAGCATGTGCTGTCGCAGCAGGCCGCCGCCTATCTGCCGCTCAGCGCCGTCAGCGGCCACATCGAGCGCGGCGAGATGCGGCGCATCGACAACGCGCCGGTGTTCCAGCGACCGATCTACCTCGCCTATCCCTCGAACCCCGTCTCGTCGGATGTTCTGGATGTCGCGCTCACAGGCCTGCGCACGCTGGCCAGGGACTGGGCGGAGGGGCAGGGCTTTTCGGAAGGCGACCGTTCCCTGAGCATGGCAGGCCAGATCTGA